One genomic window of Medicago truncatula cultivar Jemalong A17 chromosome 1, MtrunA17r5.0-ANR, whole genome shotgun sequence includes the following:
- the LOC120576017 gene encoding uncharacterized protein, giving the protein MEDHIEVARPFDDIKDIDDSKDIWTLPVRIVDVWPVISKFKSEHIEMVIMDAQSGRIQVTVPKEFVAEFKQILYLNNTLEMENFKVCKNEIVVKATPHPYRLIVTGATVITPEDFPAIPLAGFCFKDFEDVLAGKYRPDLIVDAIGAFQEVTNTNRSSGRLKSITFLLRDARYDIHKPKSDVVSLCFFVLLNVFMLVLFLS; this is encoded by the exons ATGGAAGATCATATTGAAGTTGCTCGTCCTTTTGATGATATCAAAGATATTGATGATTCAAAAGACATCTGGACTCTGCCAGTTAGAATCGTTGATGTTTGGCCTGTCATCAGTAAATTTAAGAGTGAACATATTGAGATGGTCATCATGGATGCTCAG AGTGGTAGGATTCAGGTGACTGTCCCTAAGGAATTTGTGGCAGAGTTTAAGCAGATTCTGTACTTGAATAACACTCTTGAAATGGAAAACTTTAAGGTTTGcaaaaatgaaattgttgtgAAGGCAACTCCTCATCCATATCGGCTAATTGTCACCGGAGCTACTGTCATTACACCAGAAGATTTTCCTGCAATTCCTTTGGCAGGGTTCTGTTTTAAGGATTTTGAAGATGTTCTTGCTGGGAAGTACAGACCAGATCTAATAGTGG ATGCAATTGGTGCCTTTCAAGAGGTGACCAATACAAACAGGAGCTCAGGAAGGCTCAAATCAATCACATTTCTTCTCAGAGATGCTAGGTATGATATCCATAAACCAAAATCGGATGTAGTATCATTATGTTTCTTTGTATtattaaatgtatttatgttAGTATTGTTTCTTTCGTAA